One Capricornis sumatraensis isolate serow.1 chromosome 8, serow.2, whole genome shotgun sequence genomic region harbors:
- the VSIG10L2 gene encoding V-set and immunoglobulin domain-containing protein 10-like 2, with translation MAGQGALLSPLGLLLLAPLCLLHPRASGQPHPTRGAPRETSSIQGVRGGSVELACGAQSAPLVVFWSFTPLGSLMPQPVAVASGGEFKVEASASALGAVSLRNSSLVLWDLQEGARGHFLCQALHAASGQLHATSSSLALAVLVPVSKPQVRLSDPSPVEGASLVATCIVLEGTEPMTFAWQHQAPRGPAEALMGVTKRLIQLDPVNRTHLGWYTCTAHNAVNQLSSDGAFLDVIYGPDNPVITVEPLGFTEEGFGASEREEVTLSCLAASNPPSLYVWLHEHTQVHAGPTYVIASAGRAHTGLYTCLARNSRLDTHTQASVQLTIYYPPKGRPSCTVLPAPGALTLVCTWPGGLPAAQLQWAGPQGAGPTALSNVTWSYAATQLANSSAFTCTGRHPALALPMLCRITLREPLRSPTCWTVATIRDQFVMLSCEWPGGEPPAVLSWLDEQEQPLGSSSSSLAVYLLQAQEDLAGREFTCRGTHPLRAPDPLCRLRLEAPQLAVAEPRVSVLEGDEAWLGCALLAGLPPAQLLWLGPQRRQVEPGTLGFTLHSEGTQLRLSVQGADPARHGGTYQCMARNALGNSSRSVLLEVLRYPASPNVTISRLTYGRHRSEVQLQWAVRGPGNLTGFLVQRRASFPGPGAGAWETVAGDIEPESRGRRLGGLDPGVRYGFRVLALNHRTAGHPSEVKTPADPPFSAYAAVLGAAGTGMVVATVASLLVFQYAARHPDTFPCLGRLLIPRWVWKPNHSGGTEPSPTTPGSDPALESTEPPVNVTISVTATP, from the exons ATGGCGGGTCAGGGGGCCCTGCTCAGCCCCCTCGGCCTCCTGCTGCTGGCACCCCTCTGCCTTCTGCATCCAAGGGCCTCGG GGCAGCCCCATCCGACCCGAGGAGCCCCCAGGGAGACCTCCTCCATCCAGGGAGTGCGAGGCGGCTCAGTGGAGCTGGCCTGTGGCGCCCAGTCTGCCCCCCTGGTGGTCTTCTGGAGCTTCACTCCCCTGGGCTCGCTGATGCCCCAGCCCGTGGCTGTCGCCAGTGGAGGGGAGTTCAAGGTGGAGGCCAGCGCCTCAGCTCTGGGGGCCGTGAGTCTGCGAAACAGCAGCCTGGTGCTGTGGGATCTGCAGGAGGGGGCCCGCGGCCACTTCCTGTGCCAGGCCCTGCATGCGGCCAGCGGCCAGCTCCACGCCACCTCCTCTTCCCTCGCTCTGGCCGtgctgg TGCCCGTATCGAAGCCTCAGGTGCGGCTGAGTGACCCGTCCCCAGTGGAGGGGGCCTCCTTGGTGGCTACGTGTATAGTGCTGGAGGGCACAGAGCCCATGACCTTTGCCTGGCAGCATCAGGCACCCCGGGGCCCTGCAGAGGCtctcatgggggtcacaaagcgtcTGATCCAGCTGGACCCTGTCAACCGGACACACCTGGGCTGGTACACGTGCACTGCCCACAACGCTGTCAACCAGCTGAGCAGTGACGGAGCCTTCCTGGACGTCATCT ATGGTCCAGACAATCCTGTGATCACCGTGGAGCCACTGGGGTTCACTGAAGAGGGGTTTGGGGCCAGTGAGAGGGAAGAGGTGACCCTGAGCTGCCTGGCTGCATCCAACCCCCCCAGCCTCTACGTGTGGCTTCATGAACACACTCAGGTGCATGCCGGGCCCACCTACGTCATCGCCAGTGCCGGCCGTGCCCACACAGGCCTGTACACCTGCCTGGCCCGCAACAGCCGCCTGGACACCCACACGCAGGCCAGTGTCCAGCTCACCATCTACT ATCCCCCCAAGGGGCGGCCCTCCTGCACTGTTCTCCCTGCCCCTGGGGCACTGACTTTGGTCTGCACCTGGCCTGGAGGGCTTCCAGCTGCCCAGCTGCAGTGGGCCGGACCCCAGGGAGCTGGCCCCACTGCACTCAGCAATGTCACCTGGAGTTATGCAGCCACCCAGCTTGCCAACAGCAGCGCcttcacctgcactggcaggcacccAGCTCTGGCTCTGCCCATGCTCTGTAGGATCACGCTGC GGGAACCACTCCGGAGCCCCACTTGCTGGACCGTGGCCACAATCAGAGACCAGTTCGTCATGCTGAGCTGCGAGTGGCCCGGAGGCGAGCCCCCTGCTGTGCTGAGCTGGCTTGATGAGCAGGAGCAGCCTCtgggcagcagcagctcctccctGGCCGTCTACCTCCTGCAGGCCCAGGAAGACCTGGCTGGCAGAGAGTTCACCTGCCGGGGCACTCACCCACTCAGGGCCCCTGACCCCCTCTGCCGGCTCCGGCTAG AAGCCCCTCAACTGGCAGTGGCTGAGCCCCGGGTGTCAGTGCTGGAGGGGGATGAGGCCTGGCTGGGATGTGCCCTCCTGGCGGGCTTGCCACCCGCCCAGCTCCTCTGGCTGGGCCCTCAGCGACGGCAGGTGGAGCCAGGCACTTTGGGATTCACGCTGCACTCTGAGGGGACCCAACTGCGCCTGAGTGTCCAAGGTGCCGACCCAGCCCGCCACGGGGGCACCTACCAGTGCATGGCCCGAAATGCCTTGGGCAACAGCAGTCGGAGCGTCCTGCTGGAGGTCCTGA GATACCCAGCTTCCCCCAACGTCACCATCAGCCGCCTGACCTACGGGAGACACCGGAGCGAGGTGCAGCTGCAATGGGCCGTCCGAGGCCCCGGCAACCTGACGGGCTTCCTGGTGCAGCGAAGGGCCAGCTTCCCAGGCCCAGGGGCAGGGGCTTGGGAGACCGTGGCTGGTGACATCGAGCCGGAGAGCAGGGGCCGGCGGCTGGGGGGCTTGGACCCGGGGGTCCGCTATGGCTTCCGAGTCCTGGCTCTGAATCATCGCACGGCTGGCCATCCCTCTGAGGTGAAGACACCAG CGGACCCTCCCTTCAGCGCCTACGCGGCAGTGCTGGGTGCGGCAGGCACAGGAATGGTGGTGGCGACAGTGGCCTCCCTGCTGGTGTTCCAGTATGCTGCCCGGCACCCGGACACCTTCCCCT gCCTTGGGCGCTTGCTCATTCCCAGGTGGGTGTGGAAGCCCAATCATTCTGGAG GCACCGAACCATCCCCCACCACCCCAGGTTCAGATCCTGCACTAGAATCCACGGAGCCCCCAGTAAATGTCACCATCTCAGTAACGGCCACACCATGA